The nucleotide window AATGAATCATTCATGTGTAACGCGATGTTACTGGGCCGACGGTTTGGCGTATGATTCAAGTGGCGTTGGGGATAACTTTTAAGTGGGCAGAATCGGCGCGGGTGTGGTTTGATTTGTCCCATGTCTCACGCCGATTTCGTCCATTTGCGCGTTCACAGCGCGTATTCCCTGTCCGAAGGTGCAATCCGCATCAAGGATCTGATGGGCTTGTGCAAAGACCACAAGATGCCCGCCGTCGCCGTGACCGACACCAACAACCTTTTCGGCGCGTTGGAATTTTCGCTGTATGCCGGCGACAGCGGGGTGCAGCCGATCATCGGCGGACAAATCGCGGTCAGTCGCGAAGGCGGCGAAAATCCGTCCATGGGACGCACCGTCAGCGTCCAGCAACCCGACAAGGTGGTGCTGCTGGTGCAAAACGACACCGGCTATCGCAATATCCTGAAATTGCTGTCCACCGCCTATATGGAAAGCGACAACGTCGAAGATCCGCAGGTCACCCTGGACGATTTGGAAACGTATTCCGACGGTTTGATCCTGCTGACCGGCGGTGTTCACGGCCCGGTGGGGCGCTTGATGGTGGGCGGCCAATTCGATCACGCCGAGGCATGCTTGGACCGTCTCGCCAAAGCGTACCCGGGGCGCCTTTATGTCGAATTGCAACGCCACGGCCTCAAGGAGGAAGCGCAGATCGAGGCGCGCCTGATCGATTGGGCCTATGAAAAGAACCTGCCGTTGGTCGCCACCAACGAAGCGTTCTTTCCCGGCCGCGATATGTTCGAGGCTCATGACGCGCTGATTTGCATCGCCGAAAGCGCGTATGTCAGCCAAGACCAGCGCCGCCGCCTGACCCCGGACCATTATTTCAAGTCGCCCGAGGAAATGAAGGTGCTGTTCGCCGACGTGCCCGAGGCCATAGCCAACACATTGGTCATCGCCCAGCGCTGCGCCTTCAAGGTGCCGCGGGTCGACCCGATCTTGCCGCCGTTCGATTGCGGCGAAGGGCGCAGCGAAGAAGACGAACTGCGCGCCCAGGCCCACGAAGGTTTGGACATGCGTCTGCAAACCCAGGTCTTCACCCCCGAGATGTCCGAAGCTGACAAGAAGGCCAAGGACCGCGAATACCGCGAACGCTTGGAATTCGAGCTTGGCGTGATCGTGCAGATGGGCTTTCCCGGTTACTTCCTGATCGTGGCCGACTTCATCAAATGGGCCAAGGATCACGGCATTCCCGTCGGTCCCGGCCGTGGTTCGGGCGCGGGTTCGGTGGTGGCGTGGGTGCTGACCATCACCGATTTGGACCCGTTGCGCTTCGGTCTGCTGTTCGAACGCTTCTTGAACCCCGAACGCGTGTCCATGCCCGACTTCGACATCGACTTTTGCCAAGATCGCCGCGACGAGGTGATCCGCTACGTGCAAGACAAATACGGCCGCGATCACGTGGCCCAGATCATCACCTTCGGTAAGTTACAGGCCCGCGCGGTGTTGCGTGACGTCGGCCGGGTGTTGGAAATGCCCTACGGCCAAGTGGACCGCATCTGCAAAATGGTGCCCAACGACCCCGGCAAGGCGATGACGGTGCCCGAAGCGGTCGAGGCCGAACCCGAACTCAAGCGCATGATCCGTGAAGAACACGAAGTCGCGCGCCTGATCGAGATCGCCAAGCCGCTGGAAGGGCTCTTCCGCCACGCCTCGACCCACGCGGCAGGCGTGGTGATCGGCGACCGGCCGCTCGATCAGTTGGTGCCGCTCTATCGCGATCCACGTTCCGACATGCCGGTAACCGGCTTCAACATGAAGTTCGTCGAACAAGCGGGGCTGGTGAAGTTCGACTTCTTGGGCCTAAAAACCCTGACGGTGCTGTCCACGGCGGTGAAGTTCGCGCTTGAGGGCGGTCACACAATCGACCTCACCACCGCACCGTTGGATGACGGTCCGTCGTTCGAACTGTTGCAGCGCGCCGAAACTCAAGGCGTGTTCCAGTTGGAATCTGCGGGCATGAAAGACCAGCTGCGCCAGATGCGCCCGACCACGTTCGAGGACATCATCGCTATCGTGGCGCTGTATCGTCCCGGTCCGATGGAAAATATTCCAAGCTATATTCGCCGTAAACACGGCGAGGAAGAGCCCGATTACCTGTATCCTACCCTGGAGCCGATCCTCAAGGAAACCTTCGGCATCATGATCTATCAGGAACAGGTCATGCAGATCGCTCAGGTGCTGTCGGGCTATACGCTGGGCGGCGCGGATTTGCTGCGCCGCGCCATGGGTAAAAAGATCCAGGCGGAAATGGACGCCCAGCGCAAGCTGTTCGTCGACGGCGCCGAAGCGCGCGGCGTGCCGCCCGAAAAGGCCGATCAGATCTTCGATCAGGTCAACAAGTTCGCCGGTTACGGCTTCAACAAATCGCACGCCGCCGCATATGCCTTGGTGGCCTATCACACCGCCTACATGAAGGCCAATTTCCCTTACGAGTTCATGGCCGCGTCGATGACGCTGGATTTGGGCAACACCGACAAGCTCAACGCCTACCGCCAGGAACTCGACCGCATGGGGGTGAAGCTCTTGTCGCCCGACATCAACGCGTCGGAAACCTATTTCAAGGTCGAACGCGACAAGGATGGCAAGCCCACGGCCATTCGCTACGCGTTGGCGGCGCTTAAAAACGTCGGCGAAGCGGCCATGGCCAGCATCATCGAAGAACGCGAAAAGAACGGTCCGTTCAAGGACCTGGAAGACTTCGCCGGGCGTCTCGATACCCATCAGGTCAACAAGCGCCAGATGGAAAATATGATCCGTTCGGGCACTTTCGACAGCCTCAACCGCAACCGCAAGCAGTTGCACCAAGGCATCGAGGCGATCATGGGCGAGGCCTCGGCCCAGCAGTCGGAACGCGAAAGCAATCAGATCGGGCTGTTTGGTGGCGGCGATCAGCCCAAACAGACCATTCGCTTGCCCGACGTGTCCGATTGGCCGCCGATGGAACGCCTGCGCGAAGAGTTCGATGCCATCGGTTTTTATCTCAGCGCCCATCCGCTCGACAGCTACGGCAAAAGCCTGCAGCGCCTCGACGTGGTGCCGTATTCAAAGGTTTTGGCGCGCGGCCAGGCGGGCAACTTCACTTTGGCCGGCACCGTGGTCAGCAAAAAGGAACGCATCAGCCAAAAGGGCAACAAATACGCTTTCGTGACCTTCTCCGACGCGTCGGGGTCGTACGAAGTGACGATGTTTTCCGAAACGTTGGCGGCTGCAGGGGATTTGCTGGAACCGGGCACCGCGGTGTTGATCAAGGCCACCGCGCAATTCGAGGGCGAAACCGTGCGCATGACCGCGCAGTCGGTGCGCGGTCTGGACAAGATGGCGGCGCAGACCTCTGCGGGGCTGCGCATCACCATCACCAACGAAAAGCCGATTGCGGACCTTCAACAAGCCGTCAATGACGCCAAACCGGGGCGGGGGCTGGTGCAGATTCTGGTGCGCACGCCGCACCATGAAACCCGCGTCGATCTCAAGCAAAAGCCGATTTCCGTGACACCGGAACTGCTTCACACGGTCTATTCCATACCCGGCATCGCCGAGGTGATGGAAATTTAGGCCGCTAAGGCCAAACCGCCGATCAAAACAATCAAAAACAGTCCGCAAATCTTACAGTTGCGGACGAACAGTTCGTTTTGGCGGATCAGGCGTCCTTGGTGATAGCGCATGAAAATCTCTCCTGCGCACCATTATAGAGGGAACCCGCCAAAGGGGGAGCAAAAAGCGGCGCGTCGTTGCCGCTGGGAATCCGGTGGGGTTTTAGGCGATCGCCAGGTCCACGGCGGCCGGCAAATCGACCCAGAACTCGCTGCCGTGGTCGGGGGTCGAGCGGTAGCCCAATTCGCCCTCCATATTCGTCAAGAACCTTTTGACGATGGTGAGACCGACACCGCCGCCATCAATCGATGAGTTTTCGAACGCCAGGCGCTCGAATGGTTCCAAGATCTGCCCGGGATGATCCTCGATGAACCCTGCGCCGGTGTCTTGGATGGTGATCCTGACCTTGTTTTGATCGTGCAAAATGGTCGATTTGATGATCACCCGGCCGTTGTCGCGATTGTATTTCACGGCATTGCTCAACAAGTTGAAAAATACCTTTTGCAAATGATCTTTGTTGGCGTGCACGCGTGGCATGTGCACCGCATTCACTTCGTTGACGATTGAGATGTGTTTGGACTTCGCCAGCGCCTCTACGCTTTCTATGCTGGATTTCAACGCCTGTTGTAAATTGGTCGAACTCAACTGGATGGGGATGGTGTTCGAATCCAGTGTCGACAACGTCAGAACCTCATCGATCAGCGCAAGCAGGGTCTGGCTGCTTTTCACGATCGCGGCAATATGCCGCTTGGCGTCCTCGGACGAGGTTTGGGCATTGGGCATGTTCAAGATCTGGGCATAGCCGATGATGGCGTTGAGCGGCGTGCGCAATTCATGGCTCATGGCGGATAGGAAACGCGATTTGGCCTGGCTGGCGCTTTCAGCGCGATCCTTGGCCGTTCGCAGTTCCTGGGTCTGTGCTTCCACGAGCACATGAAGCTGTTCGTTGAAATTTTTCAGAATTTCTTCATCGCGGTCACGGCTTTTGTTCATATCCTCCAGACGCTGGGCCATGGTGTTGAACAATGCCGCCAATTCGCTCAGCTCATCAGTGCCGCTTTCATCGATCCGCGCCGTCAGATCGTACAAGCTGATGTCTTTGACGGCTGCGTTCAGCGTCTGGATGCGATTGATGATTTTGCGCGTCATGACCAGACCGGCGAACAGGACCAGTGTGAACAAAAGGCCGAAAACCACCCAAACGGCTTGCTGCGATTGGCGGAGCGTCGTGTTGAGGGTTGCGATGCGCTCGCGCAGTTCGTCGCTTTCGTAATCGAGGGCGGCATCGATACGCGCCAGGAACTCGTTTTCTACCGTTTTGAAATCGCTCAGATAATTTTTCATCTGAGTTTGCGTCATCGGCTCTTGGGCGGCGTTCATTTCGTTGACGTGTTTGAAAAAAGACGACGTGGAACGGGTCAGGGCGCCGCTGAGCAGCAAGATGTCGTCGCGGCTTTTGGTTTCATCTGGAAAATAGGCATCGATGTAGCTGCTGTATTCAGACAGCACGTCTCGCATATGAGCGACATGCACTTCATACTCTTTTTGTATGGAGCGATCCAATGCGACGGTGGGGGTGGATTGGTTCAGCAACGCTTGGAGAACGTTTTCATTGACGAAAAACGCGATCGCAGAACCGGCGTGGCGGATTTCGTGAAGCTGCTTGGTCACGATCAGCGTTTGGTCCGTGATCTCCTCGATGCGATTTTCGACGCCTCGCGAGCTATAGGTCGACGTTCCCAGAAGGGCCAGCGTGCCCACCAGAATGGCGACGAAAAGCGCGATGAACTGGGTCGAAATTTTGCGGTTGAACATATTTGTTTCTTGCTTACACCCTGAGGTTCCGGATCACGTTTCTTGATCAATTATTGACCGAACAGGCGTCGACATAAACCAGAATTGCGAAAATAGCCAACTTGTGGCGCGATTTGTGCGGTGGTGGACGGTGAAAACCCCTTGCATTGTAGCCGATGTGGGCGTAGAAACCGCCCACACGTTCCATGAGGGGACGTGATTTCGCACGTGGACGTGCGGCGCCGGCGCAAATTCGTCGGATTGTCGCTCCGGTGTCTCTGACCCAAAACACAAGGGGGGAGACAAGTGTCCGCGGAGGCTTAACCGGAATAGGAATACAAAAATGGCAATGCCAACCTTTACCATGCGCCAGCTCTTGGAAGCCGGCGTGCACTTTGGTCACAACACCCGCCGCTGGAACCCGAAAATGGCGCCGTACCTGTTTGGTGCGCGCAACAAGGTTCACATCATCGATCTCGGCCAGACCGCACCGCTGCTGGGTCGCGCCATGGAAGCCGTGCGCGACGCCGTCGCCGGTGGTGGCCGTGTGCTGTTCGTCGGTACCAAGCGTCAAGCCGCAGACAAAATCGCCGAAACCGCCCGCAACTGCGGTCAGTATTTCGTCAACCACCGCTGGCTCGGCGGCATGATGACCAACTGGAACACCATTTCCGGTTCCATTAAGCGCCTGCGCGAACTCGACGCTCAGCTCGGCGATCCGTCGCGCAGCGAAGGCCTGACCAAGAAAGAACTGCTGCAGTTGACCCGCGAACGCGACAAGCTGGAACTGGCGCTCGGCGGCATCAAGGACATGGGCGGTCTGCCCGACATCATGGTCGTGATCGACACCAACAAGGAAGCCAACGCCATCGCCGAAGCCAACAAGCTGGGCATCCCCGTTGTGGCTGTGTTGGACAGCAACTCCGACCCGCGTGGCGTTGATTACCCGATCCCGGGCAACGACGACGCGATCCGCGCCATCACCACCTACTGCGAACTGATTTCCGGCGCTGTGCTGGACGGCATTCAGGCAGAAGTGGTCAAGAGCGGCGGCGATCTGGGCGAAGCCGTCGAGCCGATCGCTGAAGTGCTGCCGGTTGAG belongs to Magnetovibrio sp. and includes:
- the dnaE gene encoding DNA polymerase III subunit alpha — encoded protein: MSHADFVHLRVHSAYSLSEGAIRIKDLMGLCKDHKMPAVAVTDTNNLFGALEFSLYAGDSGVQPIIGGQIAVSREGGENPSMGRTVSVQQPDKVVLLVQNDTGYRNILKLLSTAYMESDNVEDPQVTLDDLETYSDGLILLTGGVHGPVGRLMVGGQFDHAEACLDRLAKAYPGRLYVELQRHGLKEEAQIEARLIDWAYEKNLPLVATNEAFFPGRDMFEAHDALICIAESAYVSQDQRRRLTPDHYFKSPEEMKVLFADVPEAIANTLVIAQRCAFKVPRVDPILPPFDCGEGRSEEDELRAQAHEGLDMRLQTQVFTPEMSEADKKAKDREYRERLEFELGVIVQMGFPGYFLIVADFIKWAKDHGIPVGPGRGSGAGSVVAWVLTITDLDPLRFGLLFERFLNPERVSMPDFDIDFCQDRRDEVIRYVQDKYGRDHVAQIITFGKLQARAVLRDVGRVLEMPYGQVDRICKMVPNDPGKAMTVPEAVEAEPELKRMIREEHEVARLIEIAKPLEGLFRHASTHAAGVVIGDRPLDQLVPLYRDPRSDMPVTGFNMKFVEQAGLVKFDFLGLKTLTVLSTAVKFALEGGHTIDLTTAPLDDGPSFELLQRAETQGVFQLESAGMKDQLRQMRPTTFEDIIAIVALYRPGPMENIPSYIRRKHGEEEPDYLYPTLEPILKETFGIMIYQEQVMQIAQVLSGYTLGGADLLRRAMGKKIQAEMDAQRKLFVDGAEARGVPPEKADQIFDQVNKFAGYGFNKSHAAAYALVAYHTAYMKANFPYEFMAASMTLDLGNTDKLNAYRQELDRMGVKLLSPDINASETYFKVERDKDGKPTAIRYALAALKNVGEAAMASIIEEREKNGPFKDLEDFAGRLDTHQVNKRQMENMIRSGTFDSLNRNRKQLHQGIEAIMGEASAQQSERESNQIGLFGGGDQPKQTIRLPDVSDWPPMERLREEFDAIGFYLSAHPLDSYGKSLQRLDVVPYSKVLARGQAGNFTLAGTVVSKKERISQKGNKYAFVTFSDASGSYEVTMFSETLAAAGDLLEPGTAVLIKATAQFEGETVRMTAQSVRGLDKMAAQTSAGLRITITNEKPIADLQQAVNDAKPGRGLVQILVRTPHHETRVDLKQKPISVTPELLHTVYSIPGIAEVMEI
- a CDS encoding ATP-binding protein produces the protein MFNRKISTQFIALFVAILVGTLALLGTSTYSSRGVENRIEEITDQTLIVTKQLHEIRHAGSAIAFFVNENVLQALLNQSTPTVALDRSIQKEYEVHVAHMRDVLSEYSSYIDAYFPDETKSRDDILLLSGALTRSTSSFFKHVNEMNAAQEPMTQTQMKNYLSDFKTVENEFLARIDAALDYESDELRERIATLNTTLRQSQQAVWVVFGLLFTLVLFAGLVMTRKIINRIQTLNAAVKDISLYDLTARIDESGTDELSELAALFNTMAQRLEDMNKSRDRDEEILKNFNEQLHVLVEAQTQELRTAKDRAESASQAKSRFLSAMSHELRTPLNAIIGYAQILNMPNAQTSSEDAKRHIAAIVKSSQTLLALIDEVLTLSTLDSNTIPIQLSSTNLQQALKSSIESVEALAKSKHISIVNEVNAVHMPRVHANKDHLQKVFFNLLSNAVKYNRDNGRVIIKSTILHDQNKVRITIQDTGAGFIEDHPGQILEPFERLAFENSSIDGGGVGLTIVKRFLTNMEGELGYRSTPDHGSEFWVDLPAAVDLAIA
- the rpsB gene encoding 30S ribosomal protein S2; its protein translation is MAMPTFTMRQLLEAGVHFGHNTRRWNPKMAPYLFGARNKVHIIDLGQTAPLLGRAMEAVRDAVAGGGRVLFVGTKRQAADKIAETARNCGQYFVNHRWLGGMMTNWNTISGSIKRLRELDAQLGDPSRSEGLTKKELLQLTRERDKLELALGGIKDMGGLPDIMVVIDTNKEANAIAEANKLGIPVVAVLDSNSDPRGVDYPIPGNDDAIRAITTYCELISGAVLDGIQAEVVKSGGDLGEAVEPIAEVLPVEESEAVVEAAPAAEEAASSEEASA